The segment atgcaaaaaaaattcatccccacataaacaaatttttatataaaaaagtcaATTATTGTGAAGCTAAAATGCACGCAAAAATGCACACTAATATGCACACCCAAATGTAATAATTGTGTCAAATGTTCTTCCTAAAATAAGCAACAGTGGGGTACCATTCCTTGCTGCCTTTTTgcactttaaaaatatgtgcagaACAGCAGGAATAAAACGCGAATCATGTTCATGTATCAGACCCCCCGAaattgctttattttttcctctcccatatggaaaatatttttcataaagtATTACTCATCTCTACAACTTTTCATTTGATATAATTCTATTAAAGCTCTCCATAAGAGGTAAACCGCATAGAAAAcctaacaaaaaagggatggaAGTGGCCCCGTGTCCTAAAGAGACAACCGAAATTAAGGTAACCAGCATACGAAAAAACACCAGTGCTATAAGGTCCCTTAGcctttttatcatatatgtTCTATTACACTTTCTAAATAACTTTCTTTGATCAAATGTTAAGAAGGACTTCTTAATGCCATTTCTAAAGTCTTCACCAAGTTCGGTATCATGGACCAAATCGGTTCTTTgcacatataaatttataacatCCTCCACGTTAATCtgtgctttattttttcccctcttctAATTTGATAATTGCTCATTAAAGCAGTAAATTATCCCTGCATGATTAAACACTTCTCCTAAGTGCCGGTTAGGTCCgtcaaaaaaggggcttccttttttgtcattattcCTGCTGGAGACCTATTTAAAGAAATCCTAAAAcgtaaattaaaatttttgattcGAAAGGACatgtattttcattttaatgaaatattttttcaaaaaaaataatgaaacaacaaaaatgtaccaaACTTTTATGAATCTTTCTGCATTAtcgcaaaattttaattcgtaAAAATAGCAGTAAAGTTAACAAGAATATATGGCAAAATAGGAAATACAAATGACCCTagtataaattaattttttttgaaaagaaaataactaAAAAGTTCATCCCTGGAAAATTATGCTAAGCAtgtatttttcgttttacaATGTTTTTCTAgtaaggtaaaaataaaaccataAGTTGCAGAATAACATCATACGTAATGTCTCTCATCTTGTAAAAAGACTtctgttaataaaatttttggttATATTTCAAGAACCACTTAGCTTTAATCTGTTAATAGCAAAAGTACgcctatttttatatatccgCACGCTATTAGGTCAATTTCATGCCAATTTTTGTAATCAGTGCTTCGctaatgttaaaaaagggcTCAACGATGTATTTACATAGTTGCCATTTTCGTTAAAACGAATCGCACATGTATgtgcaataaaataaattttttaaatgaataccaTCAGTGGAAGCCACTTAAAGGACAgcacaaaattaacaaaatagaaaactCCTAGCATCATTTATCAAACCGATAACACAGCAtttaataaatcattttataaagaattaattctaaaaaatgttattacaTCCTCTCGCCTCGATTCTTAATGCGtgtaaaaaagtaaaaatacatgagcaatattttttccgcGGAATAAACTTCATTGCAAAATTTGCGAAACACAATAGGCAGGAAAATTGGGGCATATATATCCTTAGCAAAGAAACGGATCATtccgaaaaattaaaatatatatatacatatatatatgtccaGTTTGACGCTTTTAACACAAAAATAGGGGCACCTTAACTTCTATGCCAAATGAATGCCAATTTGTCTTAATTAGATGGTGGAATAACGCCTTACGGTTTAgatatcaaattttttgtaaagctataaaaatttaaaatgacCAACCAATTCAACGCAACTCTTTGAAAAATTCCCCAGTGCATTACTAACAAGAAGTGACACATAAATAATTCACACGCAAAtctatacatatgtgcaagGTGCATGTCgcattataaatatttctaaTAATTGCACCTGACCAACCAAAGAGGTGTGGCAAAGTACAAGCAAAGGATTTCCATTAAGACATAATattgaattatattaaaataaaaaaacaacggATGAATGacatgcaaaaatgaaataaagtgATACAACATAAACGATAAAcatttgtgcacatatatttattgtgTAATCAAATAAAAGTTGCATACACATATTATGCTTAGGAACAAACGAAATTAACAAAACCGTTTTAAAGTGTCCCAAAGCGAATTTAGCTACCATtaatcttttaattttttttttttgcttctttcaccacatatcaaataaaaaattttcacttaCTTCATGCCGTGTAttttcaaaccattacaaACAATCGAATGATAGTTAACATTATCGCGCATTGTAAAAGAGTGATCAATTGGCATTCTAGTTATACAAATAAGTGTCATACTACCCGAGCTTAGGCTGTGGTTCAAAGGccgaattaaattttatcctttttttgcactttatTAAATTTTGCTCTTAATTACTTATCTTTTTCGCAAATTGTTTTGACAGTACCTCTGTTTTTCCGATTTAGTTTCCCTATTCTTTCTTGTATTGCAATTTCTGAATGGATAATTTGAAAGTATGCAGTTCCTTGCGTGTTCACTTATTGGGCAAGCTTCGTTTCATTTCATTCTAATTTCCGGATTTGCTTTCCGGGCGTTTcaactcttctttttctgtgTCTGTACTTTCTGCATATTCATCTTCCCTTTCAGCGCGTTCGGTTTTCTTACATGCTAAATCTACATTTGCTGATCCAGAACAGGCAATGTAATCTCATAAACTTACTTCCATATTATccatttaaaattattttttactacttgagctcttttttttttccttcggtGTTATATGACTGATCATTTTGCTTACTGTCttattctttattatttGACTTTTTATTAGAGGATTTtgacttttttaattcttcttttctAGATTCGTCAATATCTGTACCGTCTGATATGTATTTCATGGCTCTTGCAATTTCcaattttcttctctttttattatttaatttctttttttttttgctttttttttttaatccattTTTCGATTCATTGTTCGATTCACGGTATGATTCCATGTTAGATTCGCTGTTTGAATCATACTGTGATTTCGCATCCTTAGATGCACCCCCTTTctttcgtttcctttttccttctttttgtgtttctttattttctgattgttgttgatttttttccgACACTGCTGAATCTGagttttctatttttgcacctccttcttcaccatttttcaGTTCTGAACCCTCTTCCACATAtaatgttttctttttccgtgatttctttttcgattttttcttaGATTTGCTCTTTTTACTCTTTCCTGTATCTTGCTCACCTAGAAATGCATCTTTGGGGTAGTCTATTTCTCCGTTTAGtaattttacatattcaTTTTCTGCACTCTCCGTATCTGAATTTGCccattctttattttcgttttccaCATTGGAacattctcctttttgttgttccatattttttattcccgCTAGTTCCCAGTCTCCACTTTCATCTTCCACATACCACATTTCTGCATTCTGTTTTTTGTCATTCTCTAAATCTGAATCTTCGGTTTCTTTTTCCTGAGCTgttaaattttccttttcgaaatATTCTGAGCCTACACTTCCTAATTCTACAAAGTCCTTTTCTTCTAAATggacttttcctttttgattcttttttaattttttttccctttttttttctgcttctacGAGTTCTGCTTCTGTAGTTTCGCACACAGAgctcttctccttttccgaCGCACGAAAACTCGGACCGGCACCATTTTGTTCTAAATCACAATCAACCTCTGCAATAACTCTGTTAATTCTCAGATCGGAGGTGTTTCCCAGGTTCTTTTTGTTCAGGGACTTACCGCAGGTGGactaaaaaaacaaaaaaatgataatcattattttgtaaagtacttactcatttttatattaaaaaatgttttgcattttaaaaggacgtaaaaaaaatatagcctATGGCTGctcataattattatttacgtCGTCGCGATAATGGCACATCCAAATGAACAGAGTAACAGTAAACACCTTCATGATGTAGAGGGGcatgtttttcccttttacgcATCTTTTCCTAGAGTTATGCATATTTGCCTTTTccgaaaatttaaaagaactTGTGCATCCTTTGGAAGATGTGAAACtattaaaaacaaacaattgagttaaccattttttcttttttttttttttgttcttttctaaattaaaaacatctTCAAGCTTACATTAACGATTTTGGTAAATCAAATGctgttataaaaatagagATACAGTTAAAAATCACttgaaaaacattttctcTAAATTTTTagccaaaaatatttgacaaaaaaagagtttaaataaaagtagatttagataaaaattataaatttatttaaaatattttctaaaaaaaagtattatcTAATGCtgttgcacaaaaaaaaaaaaaaaagaagcaatgGCGGCAAAGGGAGAGtaaaattttgctttaaattaaaagagtaaaaaactTTACATATTGTAGATAAATTGTACGAtcaccttttcttcattaggaataaaaaaaaaaataataaatgaataagaTATAAGCGAAGTGAATTATTCTCACAAAGGTTtgtaaatagaaaaaaaaattatgaacatcGTATGTAATTCTAATCGATGTTTTCTCTATAAATTTAGCACATTTACAATATTAGTAATCCGTAAAATGAATCGAAAAAGTGGCAGTAAAACAATAGAAATATGGAGGCTGAAGTGGTTACTTGTGTTATATAGTATATTCTATAtactatatattatatattaagtatttttatttttcttttttttacaagaaaTAGGATCGCGCTTTTCTAAAGAACAcctgtacataaaaaaacatatcacATGTATGTCATAATAAacaaaggaaataatttcaaTTGATTAAAATTTACAGCTTCGgttttattacaaaaatgtaattgCTTAAGGTACAAATAATCGTtccattttagaaaaaaaattatgctttttttttgattttttaccGTCTTTTCGGGTTCTATACATTTGTATAAAATTCAATGTTGCCCCTCAACCGAGTGGTCGATCGAACTGCAAAGAACCGtataattaagaaaaaacGTATAACCTTGTCATTGATTTAAacccctgaaccctaaagcTAAacctaattttttatatgaaaatcTTCATAACCAATTNNNNNNNNNNNNNNNNNNNNNNNNNNNNNNNNNNNNNNNNNNNNNNNNNNNNNNNNNNNNNNNNNNNNNNNNNNNNNNNNNNNNNNNNNNNNNNNNNNNNNNNNNNNNNNNNNNNNNNNNNNNNNNNNNNNNNNNNNNNNNNNNNNNNNNNNNNNNNNNNNNNNNNNNNNNNNNNNNNNNNNNNNNNNNNNNNNNNNNNNNNNNNNNNNNNNNNNNNNNNNNNNNNNNNNNNNNNNNNNNNNNNNNNNNNNNNNNNNNNNNNNNNNNNNNNNNNNNNNNNNNNNNNNNNNNNNNNNNNNNNNNNNNNNNNNNNNNNNNNNNNNNNNNNNNNNNNNNNNNNNNNNNNNNNNNNNNNNNNNNNNNNNNNNNNNNNNNNNNNNNNNNNNNNNNNNNNNNNNNNNNNNNNNNNNNNNNNNNNNNNNNNNNNNNNNNNNNNNNNNNNNNNNNNNNNNNNNNNNNNNNNNNNNNNNNNNNNNNNNNNNNNNNNNNNNNNNNNNNNNNNNNNNNNNNNNNNNNNNNNNNNNNNNNNNNNNNNNNNNNNNNNNNNNNNNNNNNNNNNNNNNNNNNNNNNNNNNNNNNNNNNNNNNNNNNNNNNNNNNNNNNNNNNNNNNNNNNNNNNNNNNNNNNNNNNNNNNNNNNNNNNNNNNNNNNNNNNNNNNNNNNNNNNNNNNNNNNNNNNNNNNNNNNNNNNNNNNNNNNNNNNNNNNNNNNNNNNNNNNNNNNNNNNNNNNNNNNNNNNNNNNNNNNNNNNNNNNNNNNNNNNNNNNNNNNNNNNNNNNNNNNNNNNNNNNNNNNNNNNNNNNNNNNNNNNNNNNNNNNNNNNNNNNNNNNNNNNNNNNNNNNNNNNNNNNNNNNNNNNNNNNNNNNNNNNNNNNNNNNNNNNNNNNNNNNNNNNNNNNNNNNNNNNNNNNNNNNNNNNNNNNNNNNNNNNNNNNNNNNNNNNNNNNNNNNNNNNNNNNNNNNNNNNNNNNNNNNNNNNNNNNNNNNNNNNNNNNNNNNNNNNNNNNNNNNNNNNNNNNNNNNNNNNNNNNNNNNNNNNNNNNN is part of the Plasmodium cynomolgi strain B DNA, chromosome 8, whole genome shotgun sequence genome and harbors:
- a CDS encoding hypothetical protein (putative), with protein sequence SLNKKNLGNTSDLRINRVIAEVDCDLEQNGAGPSFRASEKEKSSVCETTEAELVEAEKKREKKLKKNQKGKVHLEEKDFVELGSVGSEYFEKENLTAQEKETEDSDLENDKKQNAEMWYVEDESGDWELAGIKNMEQQKGECSNVENENKEWANSDTESAENEYVKLLNGEIDYPKDAFLGEQDTGKSKKSKSKKKSKKKSRKKKTLYVEEGSELKNGEEGGAKIENSDSAVSEKNQQQSENKETQKEGKRKRKKGGASKDAKSQYDSNSESNMESYRESNNESKNGLKKKSKKKKKLNNKKRRKLEIARAMKYISDGTDIDESRKEELKKSKSSNKKSNNKE